A genome region from Chthonomonas sp. includes the following:
- a CDS encoding DUF2807 domain-containing protein, which yields MKPAIALVVASAMLAGCHFHIGSGEQITGSGKVKSEKRAADEFTRIRLNMPASVEVEVGKTQLVEISADDNILPKITSSVGSGELRLDLKNGSYTNSTIRVRIQVPSLEACEINGAGTINIVGLKGSEFRAKINGSGAVTAAGAVSSTDSNISGSGTIDLHGVKSDNADTHINGSGNILLNASKVVDAKINGSGSVEVAGGAQINESINGSGVVTKK from the coding sequence ATGAAGCCAGCAATTGCGCTTGTCGTCGCCTCCGCCATGCTCGCCGGATGCCATTTCCACATCGGCAGCGGAGAACAGATCACGGGGTCGGGCAAGGTCAAGTCCGAGAAACGCGCCGCCGACGAGTTCACCCGAATCCGGCTCAACATGCCCGCGTCAGTCGAAGTCGAAGTCGGCAAGACGCAACTCGTCGAAATTTCGGCCGACGATAACATCCTGCCCAAGATCACCTCATCAGTCGGAAGTGGCGAGTTGCGACTGGACCTGAAAAACGGCTCCTACACCAACAGCACGATCCGCGTGAGGATTCAGGTGCCGAGCCTGGAGGCCTGCGAGATCAATGGCGCGGGCACCATCAACATCGTAGGGCTCAAAGGCAGCGAGTTCCGAGCCAAAATCAACGGCTCCGGAGCGGTCACCGCCGCTGGCGCGGTCTCCTCAACGGACTCCAACATCAGCGGGTCGGGCACGATTGACCTGCACGGAGTGAAGTCGGACAATGCCGACACCCACATCAACGGTTCGGGGAATATCTTGCTGAACGCCAGCAAGGTGGTGGATGCGAAGATCAACGGTTCGGGCAGCGTCGAGGTCGCGGGCGGAGCTCAGATTAACGAGAGCATCAACGGCTCGGGCGTGGTCACGAAGAAGTAA
- a CDS encoding DUF2087 domain-containing protein, whose amino-acid sequence MKTPTLDRYFDEAGRLKEWPSRHRRALQIAALHWLVGKFDAAEVYHERAVSEIIKRWHTFDDHALLRREMIDLGLLARDPLGTEYRVVTSS is encoded by the coding sequence ATGAAAACGCCAACCCTCGACCGATACTTTGATGAAGCGGGCCGCCTGAAAGAATGGCCGAGCCGTCATCGTCGCGCCCTGCAGATCGCGGCGCTCCATTGGCTCGTGGGCAAGTTCGACGCGGCTGAGGTTTACCACGAGCGAGCGGTGAGCGAGATCATCAAGCGTTGGCACACTTTTGACGACCACGCGCTGTTGCGGCGCGAAATGATCGACCTTGGATTGCTCGCTCGCGATCCGCTCGGCACCGAGTATCGGGTGGTTACTTCTTCGTGA
- the tuf gene encoding elongation factor Tu, producing MARAKFERTKPHVNIGTIGHVDHGKTTLTAAITGVLQTKGLAKARKYDEIDSAPEEKARGITINISHQEYETDTRHYAHVDCPGHADFIKNMITGAAQMDGAILVVAGTDGPMQQTREHILLARQVGVPYIVVYINKCDQVDDDELIELVEMEVRELLSKYGFDGDNTPIIKGSARKALDQVEAGTVDYNDKYVKSITDLMDAVDSYIPTPERDMDKSFLMAVEDVFTITGRGTVATGRVERGTLNVNTEVEIVGITDTRKTTCTGVEMFRKLLDSCQAGDNVGLLLRGVDRKDIERGMVICKPGSIKPHTNFDAQVYVLSKEEGGRHTPFVAGYRPQFYFRTTDVTGTIDGIKGSDGSKAEMCMPGDNVIMTINLIAPIAMEDGSKFAIREGGRTVGAGSISKIHA from the coding sequence ATGGCAAGAGCTAAATTTGAACGAACAAAGCCGCACGTCAACATCGGCACCATTGGCCACGTTGACCACGGGAAGACCACCCTCACCGCCGCTATCACCGGCGTTCTCCAAACCAAGGGCCTCGCAAAGGCGCGCAAGTACGATGAAATCGACAGCGCTCCCGAAGAAAAGGCACGCGGTATCACCATCAACATTTCGCACCAAGAGTACGAAACCGACACTCGGCACTACGCTCACGTAGACTGCCCTGGTCACGCTGACTTTATCAAGAACATGATCACCGGTGCCGCCCAAATGGACGGCGCGATCCTGGTTGTTGCCGGTACCGACGGTCCGATGCAACAAACGCGAGAGCACATCCTCTTGGCCCGCCAAGTTGGTGTTCCGTACATCGTGGTCTACATCAACAAGTGCGACCAAGTCGACGACGACGAACTGATCGAACTGGTCGAAATGGAAGTCCGCGAGCTGCTCAGCAAGTACGGCTTCGATGGCGACAACACCCCGATCATCAAGGGTTCGGCCCGCAAGGCTCTGGACCAAGTTGAAGCTGGCACCGTGGACTACAACGACAAGTACGTCAAGTCGATCACCGACCTGATGGACGCCGTTGATAGCTACATCCCGACGCCGGAGCGCGACATGGACAAGAGCTTCCTGATGGCCGTTGAAGACGTCTTCACGATCACGGGTCGCGGTACGGTTGCCACCGGTCGTGTCGAGCGCGGTACGCTGAACGTCAACACCGAAGTCGAAATCGTGGGCATCACCGATACCCGCAAGACGACCTGTACGGGCGTTGAAATGTTCCGCAAGCTGCTCGACAGCTGCCAAGCGGGCGACAACGTGGGTCTGCTCCTTCGCGGTGTGGATCGCAAGGACATTGAGCGCGGCATGGTTATCTGCAAGCCGGGTTCGATCAAGCCGCACACCAACTTCGACGCCCAGGTCTATGTCCTGTCGAAGGAAGAAGGCGGACGACACACCCCGTTTGTGGCCGGTTACCGACCGCAGTTCTACTTCCGCACGACCGACGTCACCGGTACCATCGATGGCATCAAGGGTTCGGACGGATCGAAGGCTGAAATGTGTATGCCGGGCGACAACGTCATCATGACCATCAACCTGATCGCTCCGATCGCCATGGAAGATGGTTCGAAGTTCGCCATCCGCGAAGGTGGTCGAACGGTTGGCGCAGGCTCGATCTCCAAGATCCACGCCTAA
- the rplL gene encoding 50S ribosomal protein L7/L12, with translation MASTVEKLVETISGMTALELSELKTALEDKFGVTAAAPMMGMPMMMGGGDGGGAAAAEEKTEFNVVLTDAGAGKLNVIKVVREMTGLGLKEAKDLVDGAPQTIKEGVGKDEAEKMKAALVEAGAKVELK, from the coding sequence ATGGCATCTACTGTTGAAAAACTCGTTGAAACGATTAGCGGCATGACCGCCCTGGAACTGAGCGAACTGAAGACCGCTCTCGAAGACAAGTTCGGCGTAACCGCCGCTGCTCCCATGATGGGCATGCCCATGATGATGGGTGGTGGCGACGGTGGCGGCGCAGCTGCAGCCGAAGAGAAGACCGAATTCAATGTCGTTCTGACCGACGCTGGTGCAGGCAAGCTGAACGTCATCAAGGTTGTCCGCGAAATGACCGGTCTCGGCCTCAAGGAAGCCAAGGACCTCGTAGACGGCGCTCCGCAAACCATCAAGGAAGGCGTCGGCAAGGACGAAGCCGAAAAGATGAAGGCCGCGCTTGTCGAAGCCGGCGCCAAGGTCGAGCTGAAGTAG
- the rplJ gene encoding 50S ribosomal protein L10 codes for MPTAEKAAVIDQAREWYQGAAGMVFADYRGLTVKEMQKLRGDLKAKGGDIHVIKNTLFRIAAGEEIVAQLPYEFHNGPTAVAFFTENEAECSKILMDFVTSSKKLAVKGGLFAGKTFDAKQVEALSKLPSREILIAQVIGAIAAPLTNVVGVIEALYAQPIRTIGAVADKVAEGN; via the coding sequence ATGCCAACTGCAGAAAAAGCAGCCGTAATCGATCAGGCGCGTGAGTGGTACCAAGGTGCCGCTGGTATGGTGTTTGCCGACTACCGAGGTCTGACCGTCAAGGAGATGCAAAAGCTCCGTGGCGATCTTAAGGCCAAGGGTGGCGACATTCACGTTATCAAAAACACGCTCTTCCGCATTGCGGCCGGCGAAGAAATCGTCGCGCAGTTGCCCTATGAATTCCACAATGGACCGACGGCCGTAGCGTTCTTTACCGAGAACGAAGCCGAGTGCAGCAAGATCCTCATGGATTTTGTGACGAGCAGCAAGAAGCTAGCCGTCAAGGGAGGCCTGTTCGCAGGCAAGACCTTTGATGCCAAGCAAGTCGAAGCGCTCAGCAAGCTCCCAAGCCGCGAAATCCTGATTGCACAAGTTATCGGAGCGATTGCCGCCCCGCTGACGAATGTTGTGGGCGTCATCGAGGCCCTTTACGCTCAGCCCATCCGCACGATTGGCGCTGTGGCCGACAAGGTCGCCGAAGGCAACTAA
- a CDS encoding PEP-CTERM sorting domain-containing protein — MNRVIFTSALLATVVSAAFAAPYTVKFKSTSVGQSTSIKFYGSSKNVFAGKLKFNNVAKGSDFFTVCADLAVQISGGQTYNVNNQFASASPLGIAKAGRIVAKHFNSANTNEKAAALQLAVWEAIYDTGSSPSFSSGNFKATVSTSVKNQAYSYYSAISTPGEALYLKATPTNSGQSQLTVVPEPAALAALVIGAGMIVLRRKKA, encoded by the coding sequence ATGAATCGAGTAATTTTCACCAGCGCCTTGCTGGCCACCGTTGTTTCGGCTGCATTTGCTGCACCGTACACGGTCAAGTTCAAGTCCACGAGCGTGGGCCAATCGACGAGCATCAAGTTCTATGGTTCGAGCAAGAACGTGTTTGCCGGCAAGCTCAAGTTTAACAACGTGGCCAAGGGTAGCGACTTCTTTACCGTTTGCGCCGACCTCGCTGTTCAAATCAGCGGCGGTCAAACGTACAACGTGAACAACCAGTTCGCCTCGGCCAGCCCGCTTGGCATCGCCAAGGCCGGTCGCATCGTGGCTAAGCACTTCAATTCGGCAAATACCAACGAAAAGGCAGCTGCGCTGCAACTCGCCGTTTGGGAAGCCATCTACGACACGGGATCGAGCCCCTCGTTCTCGAGCGGTAACTTCAAGGCAACCGTCAGCACCTCGGTGAAGAACCAAGCCTACTCGTACTACAGCGCGATCTCGACGCCCGGCGAAGCCCTTTATCTGAAGGCAACTCCGACGAACTCGGGTCAATCGCAACTCACCGTTGTTCCGGAACCGGCTGCTTTGGCCGCTCTGGTGATCGGCGCAGGCATGATTGTCCTTCGCCGCAAGAAGGCCTAA
- a CDS encoding 30S ribosomal protein S12 — protein MPTVNQLVRKGRKTPSLKSKSPALKGNPFRRGVCTIVRTQTPKKPNSALRKVARVRLTNGIEVTAYIPGVGHNLQEHSVVLVRGGRVKDLPGVRYHIVRGTQQTSGTNNRKQGRSKYGTKRPKPAAK, from the coding sequence ATGCCGACAGTCAATCAGCTCGTACGCAAAGGACGCAAGACGCCATCGTTGAAGTCCAAATCGCCTGCGCTGAAGGGAAATCCCTTCCGACGTGGGGTGTGCACCATTGTGCGGACCCAAACGCCCAAGAAGCCGAACTCGGCTTTGCGTAAGGTCGCTCGTGTGCGCTTGACGAACGGTATTGAAGTGACGGCCTACATCCCCGGCGTTGGCCACAACCTCCAAGAGCACTCGGTTGTGCTCGTCCGCGGTGGCCGGGTCAAGGACCTTCCGGGCGTCCGCTACCACATCGTCCGCGGTACCCAACAAACCTCGGGTACCAACAACCGCAAGCAGGGCCGTTCGAAGTACGGCACCAAGCGACCGAAGCCGGCCGCGAAGTAA
- a CDS encoding family 20 glycosylhydrolase, whose translation MARGLGVLVLAMALGCRPAPAPSPVSGPYTVQFSGLKPSLEPVVAAFIEDHGPIGQGKRVSGTISLEPKLGPDAFVVEVGAGVSLRAGSERAVVWGLQKLRSLALAGQRPREFRDKPAWNFRAVSLDVARRYHSPDALRKLIQCASLARVPYVSLHLTDDQNWMFPSRVVPTAPLFNRHKKPAYSRPELRALNEFAKARGVTLIPEIDVPGHSQILCKLGRQWRFPGTWNCIDFRSPWVRGDVKKILAEAIELFPDSPYVHIGGDEAMFPGGAANEAAFVDFLGETTDFVIKKGRTPLMWEGFRRSEFSRSRISRKAVVISWSMDWYRPDHLIADGFSVVNACWDPCYVVGHYPWDAFTLTPLPKLFQINPRRFGRMSNESRTLDSRRGIEGSMLCWWEGKEPDALRILPERILAFGARLWNPNLTSSYADFAVRTQEDLARVMPGRPAFTAARVRTSTAADPHFSPDALVDGDSTSVGRHWLAYPLPASATIDFGRVRTASQVRVVTFFAANKATQFRVEVSLDGKQWTRVGSGSASTAAGSTLSFGARPVRFVRLTVTGSDQHPPFVGRVHEVELR comes from the coding sequence ATGGCGCGAGGCTTGGGAGTGTTGGTGCTGGCGATGGCGCTAGGGTGTCGGCCAGCGCCCGCTCCGTCGCCGGTGTCGGGGCCGTACACCGTGCAGTTCTCCGGTCTGAAGCCATCGTTGGAGCCGGTGGTGGCGGCGTTTATTGAAGATCACGGGCCGATCGGTCAGGGCAAAAGGGTCTCGGGGACGATCTCGCTGGAGCCCAAACTGGGTCCAGATGCATTTGTCGTGGAGGTTGGAGCGGGCGTGTCCTTGCGGGCCGGGTCGGAGCGGGCCGTGGTGTGGGGGCTACAGAAGCTACGTTCGCTCGCCCTCGCTGGTCAACGGCCAAGAGAGTTTCGCGACAAGCCCGCGTGGAACTTTCGTGCGGTGAGCTTGGATGTCGCGCGGCGATACCACTCGCCCGATGCATTGCGGAAGCTGATTCAGTGCGCTAGTCTGGCACGCGTGCCGTACGTTAGCCTGCATCTGACCGACGACCAAAACTGGATGTTCCCTTCCCGGGTGGTGCCCACGGCCCCGCTCTTCAATCGGCACAAAAAGCCAGCGTATTCTCGGCCCGAACTCCGGGCGCTCAACGAGTTTGCCAAGGCGCGAGGCGTCACCTTGATTCCTGAGATAGACGTGCCTGGGCATAGTCAAATTCTCTGCAAGCTTGGACGGCAGTGGCGGTTTCCAGGCACGTGGAACTGCATTGATTTTCGTTCGCCCTGGGTTCGCGGGGATGTGAAAAAGATTCTCGCCGAGGCCATCGAGTTGTTCCCCGATTCGCCGTACGTCCACATCGGCGGCGACGAGGCGATGTTCCCGGGCGGGGCCGCCAACGAAGCCGCGTTCGTAGATTTCCTCGGTGAAACCACGGATTTTGTGATCAAAAAGGGGCGGACGCCGCTCATGTGGGAAGGGTTTCGGCGGTCGGAATTCTCTCGGTCGCGGATCAGCAGGAAGGCGGTGGTAATCAGTTGGTCCATGGATTGGTATCGCCCAGACCACTTGATTGCCGACGGCTTTTCCGTGGTGAACGCGTGTTGGGACCCGTGCTACGTGGTCGGCCACTACCCGTGGGACGCCTTCACACTGACACCGCTGCCGAAGCTCTTTCAGATCAATCCGCGCCGGTTTGGCCGGATGAGCAACGAGTCGCGGACACTCGACAGTCGGCGCGGGATCGAGGGGAGCATGCTCTGTTGGTGGGAAGGCAAGGAGCCGGACGCCTTGCGGATTTTGCCCGAACGGATATTGGCGTTTGGCGCGCGGCTCTGGAACCCTAATCTGACCTCCTCATACGCCGATTTTGCCGTGCGAACGCAAGAAGATCTTGCGCGCGTAATGCCGGGCCGACCGGCTTTTACGGCGGCACGTGTTCGAACCAGTACGGCGGCGGACCCTCATTTTTCGCCGGATGCCCTGGTGGATGGCGACTCCACCTCCGTGGGGCGGCATTGGCTCGCGTACCCCCTGCCCGCCTCAGCGACCATTGACTTTGGCCGAGTTCGGACCGCCTCGCAAGTGCGCGTAGTGACCTTCTTCGCCGCGAACAAGGCGACCCAGTTCCGGGTCGAGGTGAGCTTAGACGGTAAGCAGTGGACGCGGGTCGGGTCGGGGTCGGCTTCGACGGCCGCGGGATCGACGCTGTCGTTTGGCGCGCGCCCGGTTCGATTCGTGCGGCTGACCGTGACGGGTAGCGATCAGCATCCCCCGTTCGTCGGCCGGGTTCATGAGGTGGAGCTGCGATAG
- the fusA gene encoding elongation factor G: protein MPRSHPLDLVRNIGIAAHIDAGKTTTTERILYYTGRSHKIGEVHDGAATMDWMEQEQERGITITSAATSCFWRGSKEDKPEHKINIIDTPGHVDFTVEVERSLRVLDGLVAVYCAVGGVQPQSETVWRQANKYNVPRIAYVNKMDRLGADFYAVVEKLRGRLGANAAPIQIPIGAESNYQGYVDLITMKATLYKNDDGKVFEVTDIPAEMKAEADKWRETMIESIADFDDSIMERFLEGEEIPEADLKKAIRTGVLANLFVPCISGSSFKNKGVQAMIDSVVEYLPSPLDNGGQVGGVDPRSEEPLVRKADDTEPFSALAFKIMSDKFVGRLTFLRIYSGKLKKGTPVTVAFRDPVSNDFRTRTERIGRIMEMHANNRQDIDEAYAGEIVGVIGLSDVRTGYSICDEAKPISLESIKFPEPVIQIAIEPKSRADQEKLGTSLQRLAEEDPTFRVFTDQESGQTIISGMGELHLEIIVDRLNREFGVQANQGKPQVAYRETVRTSAKAEGRFVRQTGGSGQYGHCWLEISPMESGKGFVFENKVVGGSIPKEYIPAIEKGVREGLLSGVLAGAPVVDVKVTVFDGSYHDVDSNENAFKQAGILGFREAMKKANPVIKEPIMHVEVTTPENNVGDVVGDINGRRGRIEGMETAMGATIVNAHVPLAEMFGYVTTLRSLTQGRAIPNVTPSHYEEVPKGIADDIIGKAQSGH from the coding sequence ATGCCACGCTCACACCCACTGGATCTCGTTCGAAATATTGGTATCGCGGCCCACATTGACGCCGGAAAAACCACGACTACCGAGCGCATTCTCTATTACACCGGTCGCTCGCACAAGATCGGGGAAGTCCACGACGGCGCTGCCACCATGGACTGGATGGAGCAAGAGCAAGAGCGCGGCATTACGATTACGTCGGCTGCCACCTCGTGCTTCTGGCGCGGTTCCAAGGAAGACAAGCCGGAACACAAGATCAACATCATCGACACTCCGGGCCACGTTGACTTCACGGTTGAAGTCGAACGCTCGCTGCGGGTTCTCGATGGTCTGGTCGCGGTGTATTGCGCGGTCGGTGGCGTTCAGCCTCAGTCCGAAACCGTGTGGCGTCAAGCCAACAAGTACAACGTCCCTCGCATCGCGTACGTCAACAAGATGGACCGCTTGGGCGCGGACTTCTACGCCGTGGTCGAAAAGCTGCGCGGACGCTTGGGTGCGAACGCCGCTCCGATCCAAATTCCGATCGGCGCCGAATCGAACTACCAGGGCTACGTTGACCTCATCACGATGAAGGCGACCCTGTACAAGAACGATGACGGCAAGGTCTTTGAAGTCACCGACATCCCCGCCGAAATGAAGGCCGAGGCCGACAAGTGGCGCGAAACCATGATCGAATCCATTGCTGACTTTGATGACAGCATCATGGAGCGATTCTTGGAAGGCGAAGAAATTCCGGAAGCTGACCTCAAGAAGGCGATTCGCACCGGCGTTCTCGCGAACCTTTTCGTGCCGTGCATCTCGGGTTCGTCGTTCAAGAACAAGGGTGTACAAGCCATGATCGACTCGGTCGTGGAATACCTGCCTTCGCCGCTGGATAACGGCGGTCAAGTTGGCGGTGTGGATCCGCGCTCGGAAGAGCCCCTGGTCCGCAAGGCTGATGACACCGAGCCGTTCTCGGCGCTCGCCTTTAAGATCATGTCGGACAAGTTCGTGGGTCGTCTCACGTTCCTCCGCATCTACTCGGGCAAGCTCAAGAAGGGCACGCCGGTCACGGTCGCTTTCCGCGACCCGGTGAGCAACGACTTCCGCACTCGCACCGAGCGGATTGGCCGCATCATGGAAATGCACGCGAACAACCGTCAAGACATTGACGAAGCGTACGCGGGCGAAATCGTGGGCGTCATCGGTCTGAGCGACGTTCGCACGGGTTACTCGATCTGCGACGAAGCGAAGCCGATCTCGCTGGAATCGATCAAGTTCCCTGAGCCGGTTATCCAAATTGCCATTGAGCCGAAGAGCCGCGCCGACCAAGAAAAGCTTGGGACGTCGCTGCAACGCCTCGCCGAAGAAGATCCGACGTTCCGCGTCTTTACCGACCAAGAGTCGGGCCAAACGATCATCTCGGGGATGGGTGAACTTCACCTCGAAATTATTGTTGACCGCCTGAACCGTGAATTCGGCGTGCAAGCCAACCAAGGCAAGCCGCAGGTTGCGTACCGCGAAACGGTCCGCACCAGCGCCAAGGCCGAAGGCCGATTCGTCCGCCAAACGGGTGGTTCGGGTCAGTACGGTCACTGCTGGCTGGAAATCTCGCCAATGGAATCCGGTAAGGGATTCGTGTTCGAGAACAAGGTTGTTGGTGGTTCGATTCCGAAGGAATACATCCCCGCCATCGAAAAGGGTGTGCGCGAAGGTCTGCTGAGCGGCGTTCTCGCCGGAGCTCCGGTTGTGGACGTGAAGGTCACGGTCTTCGATGGTAGCTACCACGACGTTGACTCGAACGAAAACGCCTTTAAGCAAGCTGGCATTCTTGGCTTCCGCGAAGCCATGAAGAAGGCAAACCCGGTCATCAAGGAACCGATCATGCACGTCGAAGTTACGACGCCGGAAAACAACGTCGGCGACGTAGTCGGCGACATCAACGGACGCCGGGGCCGCATCGAAGGCATGGAAACCGCGATGGGCGCCACGATTGTGAATGCGCACGTGCCGCTGGCCGAAATGTTCGGTTACGTCACGACGCTTCGCTCGCTGACGCAGGGCCGCGCGATTCCGAACGTAACGCCGTCGCACTACGAAGAAGTGCCGAAGGGTATCGCCGACGACATCATCGGCAAGGCGCAGAGCGGCCACTAA
- a CDS encoding NUDIX domain-containing protein — METKMETERHMRVAAYALLLDEQDRILLCHLSEVTDAPGSWTLPGGGIEFGEHPRDAVVREVREETGYEIELDEVIGVDSIVFNGSERQVHSLRIVYTARVVGGAMRHELNGSTDRCEWFSLHALKELPLVRLVNLAIEMATA; from the coding sequence ATGGAAACCAAGATGGAAACTGAACGCCACATGCGCGTGGCGGCCTACGCCCTGCTTCTCGATGAGCAGGACCGCATCCTCTTGTGCCACCTCTCCGAAGTCACCGACGCCCCCGGATCGTGGACGCTTCCTGGTGGCGGAATCGAGTTTGGCGAGCATCCCCGCGACGCCGTCGTGCGCGAAGTCCGCGAAGAAACCGGCTACGAAATTGAGCTGGACGAAGTCATCGGCGTGGATAGCATTGTGTTCAATGGCTCCGAGCGCCAGGTGCACAGCCTGCGCATCGTCTACACGGCGCGCGTGGTGGGTGGCGCCATGCGGCACGAACTGAACGGCTCCACCGATCGCTGCGAGTGGTTCTCGCTGCACGCACTCAAGGAATTGCCGCTCGTGCGGCTGGTCAACCTCGCCATCGAAATGGCGACCGCTTAG
- the rpsG gene encoding 30S ribosomal protein S7, whose protein sequence is MPRKGPAAKRVIAPDPVYGSELMQRFINRLMLDGKKTAAERIFYTAIKTASEKLEADPVEVFEKVVQNVTPAVEVRPRRVGGQTYQVPMDVRHERKRTLAFRWLVNNSRKRGGKSMIEKLSAEFIDAYNNTGSSIKKKEETHRMADANKAFSHYRF, encoded by the coding sequence ATGCCACGAAAAGGACCAGCTGCTAAGCGCGTCATCGCTCCGGACCCCGTGTACGGTAGCGAACTGATGCAACGATTTATCAACCGCCTGATGCTCGACGGCAAGAAAACCGCCGCCGAACGTATTTTCTACACCGCGATTAAGACCGCTTCGGAAAAGCTCGAAGCCGATCCGGTGGAAGTCTTCGAAAAGGTCGTGCAAAACGTCACGCCGGCCGTCGAAGTTCGACCGCGACGCGTTGGTGGACAAACCTACCAAGTGCCGATGGACGTTCGCCACGAGCGCAAGCGCACCCTGGCGTTCCGCTGGTTGGTCAACAACTCGCGCAAGCGCGGCGGCAAGTCGATGATCGAAAAGCTCAGCGCGGAATTCATTGACGCCTACAACAACACTGGCTCCTCGATCAAGAAGAAGGAAGAAACGCACCGTATGGCCGATGCCAACAAGGCGTTCTCCCACTACCGATTCTAG
- a CDS encoding DUF1559 domain-containing protein has protein sequence MRARAFTLIELLVVIAIIAILAAILFPVFTQAKESAKRTQCLSNMKQIGLATMMYADQNDDNYPAWATLQNPVNGGTTNFVSPDIQVMPFIKNEQIWTCPTDHKKRMPASSVIFQDGKYRTKAIPRSYQYVGNIYTREFGASGIDQNTGITTWLGPGAWTYKGRATTELESSADSVAWVEIWPIDVNDPYVGGIWGSGFIDCDTFKLAGRTYPSSAPSDQAPTANCTTAYTRKHTPGHANKMANYIFADGHAGAKTWGFIRRNDFYVFKAAKPTTTVSP, from the coding sequence ATGAGGGCTAGGGCTTTTACACTCATCGAACTTCTTGTCGTAATCGCGATCATCGCGATTCTTGCGGCGATTTTGTTCCCCGTCTTTACTCAGGCAAAGGAATCCGCCAAGCGCACCCAGTGCCTCAGCAACATGAAGCAGATCGGGTTGGCGACGATGATGTATGCCGACCAGAACGACGACAACTATCCGGCCTGGGCCACGCTGCAAAACCCGGTGAATGGCGGCACCACCAACTTCGTCAGTCCGGACATCCAGGTGATGCCGTTCATCAAAAACGAGCAGATTTGGACGTGCCCGACCGACCACAAAAAGCGGATGCCCGCTTCCTCGGTGATCTTCCAAGACGGGAAGTATCGCACCAAGGCCATCCCTCGCAGCTACCAGTACGTGGGGAACATCTACACCCGCGAGTTTGGCGCCTCGGGCATTGACCAAAACACGGGGATTACGACTTGGCTCGGCCCGGGTGCTTGGACTTACAAGGGCCGCGCGACGACCGAACTGGAATCCAGTGCCGACTCCGTCGCGTGGGTGGAAATCTGGCCGATCGACGTGAACGACCCGTACGTGGGCGGCATCTGGGGCTCGGGATTCATCGACTGCGATACGTTTAAGCTTGCTGGTCGGACGTATCCTTCGAGTGCACCCAGCGATCAGGCTCCCACCGCGAACTGCACGACGGCTTACACCCGCAAGCACACGCCGGGTCACGCTAATAAGATGGCGAACTACATCTTCGCCGACGGCCACGCCGGCGCGAAGACGTGGGGATTCATTCGTCGGAACGACTTCTACGTCTTTAAGGCGGCGAAGCCGACGACAACCGTCAGCCCGTAA